The Candidatus Caccoplasma merdavium genome has a segment encoding these proteins:
- a CDS encoding AhpC/TSA family protein: MKKTCLLLLLCLLATACNRCLTLEQPEITHNLSTNNLVLERIVCTPEATRLDLTVCCLPGGRFSLSPETHLQSSKGERKYALTRTEGVETGKKIQSDSTGLTAVSLFFEPLADDEEQIDFIESEEWQLLGISLSPRKKPAKIECLIEGTVTGRPQSTAILLNSPEEVFNRYASKGNIVIPVRNGKFSYRLRTDTCTAYGLCFNDEWINGRAYIKDFFAEPGRLVLTIKGDDTFRVEGGKLNDEYQRLRSYGHERMQPIFDRRDSLDKARKFYTPEVYALFDEMDSCSDRTKLNLLSEKFQNLRVDGKAYSREGDAWDKTAQKTITEIGEWEFAQIKGHPSLATYYLLHEKLKACIVYDKQPAPDSLVDVYRTLYLPSYPEHPFTREIGTYLQSQQTFVGGKYIDLVLPDTTGTPHRLSELLRGSKIALIDFWSIHCGPCRRTSKAMIPVYEKYKDKGFCIVGISRDGRQQMIRGIRHDGYPWINLIDEYNRNQIFKSYGIDNSAGYTFLVDSCGTVIAAGASAEEMTAIVERYCQ; the protein is encoded by the coding sequence ATGAAAAAGACCTGTCTGCTTCTATTACTGTGTTTGCTGGCAACAGCCTGCAACCGCTGTCTGACCCTCGAACAGCCCGAGATAACCCACAATCTCTCCACAAATAATCTGGTCCTCGAACGCATCGTGTGCACCCCCGAGGCAACGCGCCTCGACCTAACCGTATGCTGCCTGCCGGGAGGTCGATTCTCCCTATCGCCCGAGACGCATTTGCAAAGCTCGAAAGGGGAACGGAAATATGCCCTCACCCGAACCGAAGGCGTCGAGACAGGGAAGAAAATCCAATCCGATTCGACAGGACTCACCGCCGTCTCCCTGTTTTTCGAACCATTGGCCGACGACGAAGAACAAATCGACTTCATCGAAAGCGAAGAGTGGCAACTCCTCGGCATCAGCCTCTCTCCTCGAAAGAAACCGGCCAAAATCGAATGCCTCATCGAAGGGACGGTCACCGGCCGCCCCCAAAGCACGGCCATCTTGCTCAATAGCCCCGAAGAGGTGTTCAACCGATACGCATCAAAAGGAAACATCGTCATTCCCGTGCGCAACGGGAAGTTCTCCTATCGGTTACGAACCGACACCTGCACGGCCTACGGGCTCTGTTTCAACGACGAGTGGATAAACGGCCGCGCATACATCAAAGATTTCTTCGCCGAGCCGGGGCGTCTCGTGCTCACTATCAAAGGTGATGACACATTTCGTGTCGAAGGGGGCAAACTCAACGATGAGTACCAACGGCTCCGCTCCTATGGCCATGAACGCATGCAACCCATTTTTGACAGGCGCGACTCACTCGATAAAGCCCGAAAATTCTACACGCCGGAAGTCTATGCCCTCTTCGACGAGATGGACTCCTGCTCCGACCGTACCAAACTGAACTTGCTGAGCGAGAAATTCCAAAACCTGCGGGTCGACGGGAAAGCATACAGCCGGGAAGGCGATGCCTGGGACAAAACAGCACAAAAGACCATTACCGAAATCGGAGAATGGGAGTTTGCCCAAATCAAGGGACACCCCTCACTGGCCACCTATTACCTGCTACACGAGAAACTGAAAGCGTGCATCGTCTATGACAAACAGCCGGCACCCGATTCTCTGGTCGATGTTTACCGTACCCTATACCTCCCCTCCTATCCCGAACACCCTTTCACCCGGGAAATCGGGACATACCTCCAATCACAACAGACATTTGTCGGAGGGAAATACATCGACCTCGTTCTGCCCGATACCACAGGCACGCCGCACCGGCTCTCTGAACTGCTACGGGGCAGCAAGATTGCCCTCATCGACTTCTGGTCGATTCACTGCGGGCCCTGCCGCCGCACCTCAAAGGCAATGATTCCCGTGTATGAAAAGTACAAGGACAAGGGGTTCTGCATCGTCGGCATCAGCCGCGACGGCAGACAACAGATGATACGGGGCATACGCCATGACGGTTACCCGTGGATAAACCTCATCGACGAATACAACAGAAACCAGATATTCAAAAGCTACGGTATCGACAATTCCGCCGGCTACACGTTCCTGGTCGACAGCTGCGGCACCGTCATCGCCGCCGGCGCTTCGGCCGAAGAGATGACGGCCATCGTCGAGAGATATTGCCAGTGA
- a CDS encoding YigZ family protein, producing MADDTYLTVARLSEGLYKEKMSKFISFVVPVSTLDEAKEAIARYQKEYYDARHVCWAYMLGAARTEYRVNDNGEPSGTAGKPILGQINSFGLTNVLIVVVRYFGGIKLGTSGLIEAYRAAAADAIRANEIVECLVEEDVRIFFEYPFMNDVMRIVKEENATIISQYFDLDCDMTLRQRRTMLPRLRERLSKVESLRFPE from the coding sequence ATGGCCGACGACACCTACCTCACCGTAGCCCGCCTTTCCGAGGGGCTCTACAAGGAGAAGATGAGCAAGTTCATCTCTTTTGTCGTGCCTGTGTCGACGCTCGATGAGGCCAAAGAGGCCATAGCCCGTTACCAAAAAGAGTATTACGATGCCCGGCACGTCTGTTGGGCCTATATGTTGGGCGCGGCCCGCACCGAATATCGGGTCAACGACAACGGGGAGCCGTCGGGAACGGCCGGCAAGCCCATCTTGGGGCAAATCAACTCCTTCGGGCTTACCAACGTGCTCATCGTCGTGGTGCGCTATTTCGGGGGCATCAAGCTCGGGACCAGCGGTCTCATCGAGGCTTACCGGGCAGCGGCCGCCGACGCCATACGCGCCAACGAAATCGTCGAGTGTCTCGTCGAGGAAGATGTGCGCATATTTTTTGAATATCCCTTTATGAATGATGTGATGCGCATTGTCAAGGAAGAGAATGCCACCATCATCTCCCAGTATTTCGACCTCGATTGCGACATGACCCTGCGCCAGCGCCGCACCATGCTTCCCCGTTTGCGTGAGCGTCTTTCCAAGGTCGAGTCGTTGCGATTCCCCGAGTAA
- the nadC gene encoding carboxylating nicotinate-nucleotide diphosphorylase has translation MKTPDQLIDDLITLAFAEDIGDGDHTTLCCIPADEMGRSKLLVKEEGILAGVDIARRVFAAFDPTLTMEVFIKDGAPVKPGDVAFIVSGKVQSLLQTERLMLNIMQRMSGIATITHRYMERLKGLHTRVLDTRKTTPGMRMLEKEAVRIGGGVNHRIGLFDMILLKDNHVDFAGGIEAAITRCHKYLEEKGKNLKIEIEVRNLDELEQVLRVGGVDRIMLDNFTPELTREAVRRIAGRYETESSGGITLDTIRDYAECGVDFVSVGALTHSVKGLDMSFKAC, from the coding sequence ATGAAAACTCCCGACCAACTGATTGACGACCTGATAACCCTGGCCTTTGCCGAAGACATCGGCGATGGCGACCATACCACGCTTTGTTGCATTCCCGCCGACGAGATGGGACGTTCCAAACTCCTGGTCAAAGAAGAAGGCATCTTGGCCGGTGTCGACATAGCCCGTCGGGTTTTTGCCGCATTCGACCCGACACTCACGATGGAAGTCTTTATCAAAGACGGTGCGCCCGTGAAGCCCGGCGACGTCGCCTTTATCGTGAGCGGCAAGGTGCAGTCGCTCTTGCAGACCGAGCGTCTCATGCTCAACATCATGCAGCGCATGAGTGGCATCGCCACCATTACCCACCGCTATATGGAGCGACTCAAAGGGTTGCACACCCGCGTGCTCGATACCCGCAAGACCACGCCCGGCATGCGTATGCTCGAAAAAGAGGCCGTGCGCATCGGAGGTGGGGTGAATCACCGTATCGGCCTGTTCGACATGATACTGCTCAAAGACAACCATGTCGATTTTGCCGGTGGCATCGAAGCTGCCATCACCCGTTGCCACAAGTACCTCGAAGAGAAAGGCAAGAACCTCAAAATCGAAATCGAGGTGCGCAACCTCGACGAGTTGGAGCAAGTGCTGCGTGTGGGCGGTGTCGACCGCATCATGCTCGACAATTTCACCCCCGAGCTTACCCGCGAGGCCGTGCGTCGCATTGCCGGCCGTTACGAGACCGAGTCGTCGGGCGGCATCACGCTCGACACCATTCGCGACTATGCCGAGTGCGGAGTCGATTTCGTCTCGGTGGGTGCGCTCACCCATTCGGTCAAGGGGCTCGACATGAGTTTCAAGGCTTGCTGA
- the rlmH gene encoding 23S rRNA (pseudouridine(1915)-N(3))-methyltransferase RlmH, with the protein MKIDFLVVGKTVQSGFSEGITEYCNRIKRYIPFEMEVIPELKNAKSLSIEQQKEREGELILKALRDGDVLVLLDEHGKEFSSMQFADYLDKKMHTVPRRLVFVVGGPYGFSQRVYEVAHEKISLSKMTFSHQMIRLLFTEQLYRAFTILNHEPYHHE; encoded by the coding sequence ATGAAAATCGATTTTTTAGTCGTCGGCAAAACCGTACAATCGGGTTTCTCCGAGGGTATCACCGAGTATTGCAACCGCATCAAGCGTTATATCCCGTTTGAGATGGAGGTGATACCCGAGTTGAAAAACGCCAAGAGTCTGAGCATCGAGCAACAGAAAGAGCGCGAAGGCGAGCTCATTCTCAAAGCCCTACGCGATGGCGACGTGCTGGTGCTGCTCGACGAGCACGGGAAAGAGTTTTCCTCGATGCAATTTGCCGACTATCTCGACAAGAAGATGCACACGGTGCCGCGGCGCCTGGTGTTTGTGGTCGGCGGACCTTATGGCTTTTCACAACGCGTCTACGAAGTGGCCCACGAAAAGATTTCACTTTCCAAGATGACCTTTTCGCACCAAATGATACGACTGCTTTTCACAGAACAGCTCTACCGGGCTTTTACGATTCTGAATCACGAACCCTATCATCACGAATAA
- a CDS encoding DUF2490 domain-containing protein — protein sequence MKKLFRLPLMVLTGLLLSLPAGAKEYLYDFDYGAIIYAGISKNICPDLNVQVQADLWLNDNFCGYERFMPSVTLTYTLVPKYLKAMVYYAYFNQESQSGKKDVHQHRYQVGLTGSYATPHLNFSLSSKFEQTHKAGVPNNKWRNQIKVVGTIAKGNPWKPFASMEIFEGMNSMNDTKTVGIERIRYEAGTTYDIGKLITLEMKLRAERLTAKNPKQLYSSIGVGVKFNL from the coding sequence ATGAAAAAACTGTTTCGTCTCCCGCTTATGGTCCTCACGGGACTACTGCTCTCCCTGCCGGCAGGAGCCAAAGAATATCTCTATGACTTCGACTACGGTGCCATCATCTATGCCGGCATCAGCAAAAACATCTGTCCCGACCTCAATGTGCAGGTGCAGGCCGACCTGTGGCTCAACGACAACTTTTGCGGCTATGAACGTTTCATGCCGTCGGTAACCCTCACCTACACCCTCGTGCCCAAATACCTCAAAGCCATGGTCTACTACGCCTACTTCAACCAAGAGAGCCAATCGGGCAAGAAAGATGTGCACCAACACCGTTACCAGGTAGGACTTACCGGCAGCTACGCCACTCCTCACCTCAACTTCTCGCTCTCTTCCAAATTTGAGCAGACCCACAAAGCCGGCGTACCCAACAACAAATGGCGCAACCAGATAAAAGTGGTGGGCACGATTGCCAAAGGAAACCCTTGGAAACCTTTTGCCTCGATGGAGATTTTTGAAGGCATGAACAGCATGAACGACACCAAGACCGTGGGCATCGAACGCATACGCTACGAGGCCGGCACCACATACGACATCGGCAAACTCATCACGCTCGAAATGAAACTGCGCGCCGAACGTCTCACGGCAAAAAATCCCAAGCAACTCTATTCTTCGATAGGCGTAGGCGTGAAGTTCAACCTTTGA
- the hemW gene encoding radical SAM family heme chaperone HemW produces MAGLYLHIPFCRTRCIYCDFYSTVGEEVQSRYVDALLAEWQLRRGELRGEPVETLYVGGGTPSQLAPRLWGRLFEALGRDIDFGRCREITFEANPDDITPDYATALAALPVDRVSMGVQSFSDENLRFLRRRHTAAQALAAIGCLRRAGFERLSIDLIYGLPGQSVGTWQNDLRQAVALDLPHLSAYNLIYEEGTPLDRLRCEGRVQECDEMLSLQLFETTLDELAAAGYEQYEISNFARPGEYARHNTAYWQGIPYLGLGPSAHSYDGACRRSNPPDLKRYIESMRRGKPFYETEPLDADTRYNDRVITSLRTMWGLDLDAVAADFGEERRRYCLRMARPHMTNGLLETSSGRLKLTRRGLFVSDGVMADLLFVGDE; encoded by the coding sequence ATGGCCGGACTTTATTTGCATATTCCCTTTTGTCGCACCCGTTGCATCTATTGCGATTTCTACTCCACCGTGGGGGAGGAGGTGCAGTCCCGTTATGTCGATGCGTTGCTCGCCGAGTGGCAGTTGCGGCGCGGCGAGTTGCGTGGCGAACCGGTTGAGACTCTTTACGTCGGGGGCGGTACCCCTTCGCAACTCGCCCCGCGGTTGTGGGGGCGGCTTTTCGAGGCATTGGGGCGCGACATCGATTTCGGACGTTGCCGCGAGATAACCTTCGAGGCCAACCCCGACGACATCACGCCCGACTATGCCACGGCATTGGCCGCGCTTCCCGTCGACCGCGTGAGCATGGGCGTGCAGAGCTTCTCCGACGAGAATTTGCGCTTCCTGCGTCGCCGCCATACCGCGGCACAAGCCCTTGCCGCCATCGGCTGTTTGCGCCGGGCGGGGTTCGAGCGACTCAGCATCGACCTCATTTATGGCCTGCCGGGACAGTCGGTCGGGACGTGGCAGAACGATTTGCGACAGGCCGTTGCGCTCGACCTGCCCCATCTCTCGGCCTATAACTTGATATATGAAGAGGGGACCCCTCTCGACCGGTTGCGATGCGAGGGCCGGGTGCAGGAGTGCGACGAGATGCTTTCGTTGCAGCTTTTCGAGACGACCCTCGATGAGTTGGCGGCGGCAGGGTATGAGCAGTATGAGATTTCCAATTTTGCCCGTCCCGGTGAGTATGCCCGTCACAACACCGCCTATTGGCAGGGTATTCCTTATCTCGGGCTCGGCCCTTCGGCCCACAGTTACGACGGCGCTTGCCGGCGCAGCAATCCGCCCGACCTGAAACGGTATATCGAGAGCATGAGGCGGGGGAAACCTTTTTATGAAACCGAGCCCCTCGATGCCGATACCCGTTACAACGACCGTGTGATTACCTCCCTGCGCACGATGTGGGGGCTCGACCTCGACGCCGTGGCAGCCGATTTCGGCGAGGAACGTCGCCGGTATTGCCTGCGTATGGCACGGCCGCACATGACAAACGGCCTGCTCGAAACATCAAGCGGCCGTTTGAAATTGACCCGTCGGGGGCTTTTCGTTTCCGATGGCGTGATGGCCGATCTCCTGTTTGTCGGCGACGAGTAG
- a CDS encoding elongation factor G, translating to MKVYQSNEIKNIALLGSKGSGKTTLAEAMLYECGVIKRRGSVEAQNTVTDYFPVEKEYGYSVFSTVFYAEFLNKKLNVIDCPGADDFIGGALTAMNVTDTGVIVIDSQYGVEVGTQNIFRYTEEMGKPVIFAMNQLDGEKADYDAVIEQLKEDFGSKVVPIQYPIACGPDFNAMIDVLLMKMYSWGPEGGVPTISDIPADQKEKALELHKQLVEAAAENDEALMEKFFDKGSLTEDEMREGIRKGLITRDIFPVFCVSALRDMGVRRMMEFLGNVVPFVTDMPKPVSHDGTEVAPDADGPTSLYFFKTTVEPHIGEVSYFKVMSGKVHEGDDLQNMNRGSKERIAQLNCVCGQIRTKVDELVAGDIGATVKLKDVRTGNTLNEKGCEYTFDLMKFPNSKIQRAIKPVNEADAEKLNEILVRMHEEDPTWIVEQSKELRQTIVSGQGEFHLRTLKWRIENNEKLMVEFQEPRIPYRETITKAARADYRHKKQSGGAGQFGEVHLIIEPYYDGMPAPESYKFGNQEFKMNVRDTQTIDLDWGGKLVFVNCIVGGAIDARFLPAILKGLMDRMEQGPLTGSYARDVRVCVYDGKMHPVDSNEISFRLAGRNAFSEAFKNAGPKILEPVYDVEVLVPSDKMGDVMSDLQGRRAIIMGMESVKGLEKIMAKVPLKEMSTYSTALSSITGGRSSFSMKFASYELVPGDIQDKLLKEYEATQTDE from the coding sequence ATGAAAGTGTATCAATCCAACGAAATCAAAAACATTGCCCTCTTGGGTAGCAAAGGTTCGGGAAAGACCACGCTCGCAGAAGCCATGCTCTACGAGTGTGGGGTTATAAAACGCAGAGGTTCTGTCGAAGCGCAGAACACGGTCACCGACTATTTCCCGGTAGAGAAAGAGTATGGATACTCGGTTTTCTCTACCGTTTTTTATGCCGAATTCCTGAATAAGAAACTCAACGTTATCGACTGCCCGGGTGCCGACGACTTCATAGGTGGAGCTCTCACGGCCATGAACGTAACCGACACGGGCGTCATTGTCATCGACTCACAATATGGCGTGGAAGTAGGAACGCAAAACATCTTCCGCTACACCGAAGAGATGGGCAAGCCCGTCATCTTCGCCATGAACCAGCTCGACGGCGAAAAAGCCGATTACGACGCGGTCATCGAACAACTCAAAGAAGACTTCGGCAGCAAAGTGGTGCCGATTCAATACCCCATCGCTTGTGGCCCCGACTTCAACGCCATGATCGATGTGCTCCTGATGAAAATGTATAGCTGGGGCCCCGAAGGCGGAGTACCCACCATATCGGATATACCGGCCGACCAAAAAGAAAAAGCCCTCGAACTGCATAAACAACTGGTCGAAGCCGCCGCAGAAAACGACGAGGCACTGATGGAAAAATTCTTCGACAAAGGCTCGCTCACCGAAGACGAGATGCGTGAAGGCATTCGCAAGGGACTCATCACCCGCGACATCTTCCCGGTATTCTGCGTCAGCGCCCTGCGCGACATGGGCGTGCGCCGCATGATGGAGTTCCTCGGCAACGTGGTGCCCTTTGTGACCGACATGCCCAAACCCGTCTCGCACGACGGCACCGAAGTGGCCCCCGACGCCGACGGCCCCACCAGCCTCTACTTCTTCAAGACAACGGTCGAGCCCCACATCGGCGAGGTATCCTACTTCAAAGTCATGTCGGGCAAAGTACACGAAGGCGACGACCTGCAAAACATGAACCGCGGCAGCAAAGAGCGCATCGCCCAACTCAACTGCGTATGCGGACAGATACGCACCAAGGTCGATGAGCTCGTGGCCGGCGACATCGGCGCGACGGTGAAACTGAAAGATGTGCGCACCGGCAACACGCTGAACGAGAAAGGCTGCGAATACACGTTCGATCTGATGAAGTTCCCCAACTCGAAGATACAACGCGCCATCAAACCCGTGAACGAGGCCGACGCCGAGAAACTGAACGAAATCCTGGTGCGCATGCACGAAGAAGACCCGACATGGATTGTGGAACAGTCGAAAGAGCTGCGACAGACCATCGTCTCGGGACAAGGAGAGTTCCACCTGCGCACCCTCAAATGGCGCATCGAGAACAATGAGAAACTCATGGTCGAATTTCAGGAACCGCGCATTCCCTACCGCGAAACCATCACCAAGGCCGCCCGTGCCGATTACCGCCACAAGAAACAATCGGGTGGTGCCGGACAATTCGGTGAAGTACACCTCATCATCGAGCCCTACTACGACGGCATGCCGGCACCCGAAAGTTACAAATTCGGCAACCAGGAATTCAAGATGAACGTGCGCGACACGCAGACCATCGACCTCGACTGGGGAGGGAAACTGGTATTTGTAAACTGCATCGTGGGTGGTGCCATCGACGCACGCTTCCTGCCCGCCATTCTCAAAGGTCTCATGGACCGCATGGAGCAAGGCCCCCTCACCGGCTCGTATGCCCGCGACGTGCGCGTGTGTGTATATGACGGAAAGATGCACCCCGTAGACTCGAACGAAATCTCCTTCCGCCTCGCCGGCCGCAACGCATTCAGCGAAGCTTTCAAGAACGCCGGACCGAAGATTCTCGAACCGGTTTACGACGTTGAAGTACTCGTGCCGTCGGACAAGATGGGCGACGTCATGAGCGACCTGCAAGGCCGCCGCGCCATCATCATGGGAATGGAAAGCGTGAAAGGACTTGAGAAAATCATGGCGAAAGTTCCCCTGAAAGAGATGTCGACCTACTCGACCGCCCTCAGCTCGATTACCGGCGGACGTTCCTCGTTCAGCATGAAGTTTGCCTCTTACGAACTCGTACCCGGCGATATTCAAGATAAGCTGCTGAAAGAATACGAGGCTACCCAGACCGACGAATAA
- a CDS encoding HAMP domain-containing histidine kinase, which produces MKKSTIWLLAIIMALTFCSLLFMQITYIENMVKMRNEQFSEAVKRSLYAVSSQLEQDETKRYLAEDIEENQKRLLSIERGGRSVTQQWSFVSPDGSISTLNVQEFTFSLPEKVTMPKANSGSSITNTYKDMQEVLKNQYLYQKGLLENVILNILATASNRPILERVDTELLSNYLKAELRNNGLNIPFQYAIYNPKNRIVYKSSEYNPEEKSTKYSITLFPNDPSKRQNQLRVYFPTKKDYIFSSVRFSIPSFTFTLVLLITFIFTIAKLFRQKKLTEMKNDFINNMTHEFKTPISTISLAAQMLKDPAVSKSPEMFNHISTVINDETKRLRFQVEKVLQMSMFERQKTMMKLSIIDINDLVANVLSTFKLKVEQFGGSIDAELDAEDGLVEVDEMHFTNVIFNLLDNAVKYAREGVSLELMVKTATEGNKVVISIQDNGIGIKKEDLKKIFEKFYRVSTGNVHNVKGFGLGLAYVHKIVTDLKGTIRAESELNHGTTFIITLPLKNK; this is translated from the coding sequence ATGAAAAAATCCACGATTTGGCTATTGGCAATCATCATGGCTCTGACGTTTTGTAGTCTTCTCTTCATGCAGATTACATATATAGAGAACATGGTGAAAATGCGCAACGAACAGTTTTCGGAGGCGGTGAAACGCAGCCTCTATGCCGTATCGTCGCAACTCGAACAAGATGAGACCAAGCGTTACCTAGCCGAAGACATCGAGGAAAACCAGAAACGGCTGCTCTCGATAGAGCGAGGCGGCCGCTCGGTTACCCAACAGTGGTCGTTTGTCTCACCCGACGGCTCCATCAGCACCCTCAACGTGCAGGAGTTCACGTTTTCTCTCCCCGAAAAGGTCACCATGCCCAAGGCCAACAGCGGAAGCTCCATCACCAATACCTACAAGGACATGCAGGAGGTCCTGAAAAACCAGTACCTCTACCAGAAAGGACTGCTCGAAAACGTCATTCTCAACATTCTTGCCACAGCCAGCAACCGCCCCATACTGGAACGCGTCGATACCGAACTGCTGTCGAATTACCTGAAAGCCGAACTGCGAAACAACGGCCTGAACATTCCTTTCCAGTATGCCATATACAACCCCAAGAACCGTATCGTTTACAAGAGCTCGGAATACAATCCCGAGGAGAAAAGCACAAAATACTCCATCACGCTTTTCCCCAACGACCCCTCGAAACGGCAAAACCAGTTGCGCGTCTACTTCCCGACCAAGAAAGACTACATCTTCTCGTCGGTACGGTTCAGCATACCATCGTTTACTTTCACACTGGTCCTGCTGATAACGTTCATCTTCACCATCGCCAAACTTTTCCGACAGAAAAAGCTCACCGAGATGAAGAACGACTTCATCAACAACATGACCCACGAATTCAAGACACCCATATCGACCATATCGCTTGCCGCACAAATGCTGAAAGACCCGGCGGTATCGAAGAGCCCGGAGATGTTCAACCACATATCGACCGTCATCAACGACGAGACCAAGCGTTTGCGTTTCCAAGTCGAGAAAGTTTTGCAGATGTCGATGTTTGAACGGCAGAAGACGATGATGAAACTTTCGATTATCGACATAAATGACTTGGTTGCCAATGTACTAAGCACATTCAAGCTGAAAGTCGAACAGTTTGGCGGCAGCATCGACGCCGAACTCGATGCCGAAGACGGCTTGGTGGAAGTCGATGAAATGCACTTCACCAACGTCATCTTCAACCTGCTCGACAATGCCGTAAAATATGCCCGCGAAGGGGTTTCCCTCGAACTGATGGTAAAAACCGCCACCGAAGGCAACAAAGTCGTCATCTCGATACAAGACAACGGCATCGGCATCAAGAAAGAAGACCTGAAAAAGATTTTCGAAAAATTCTATCGTGTATCGACCGGCAATGTGCACAATGTCAAAGGGTTCGGCCTCGGCCTCGCCTATGTGCACAAAATCGTCACCGACCTGAAAGGCACAATTCGTGCCGAAAGCGAACTGAATCATGGAACAACATTTATAATAACATTACCCCTTAAAAACAAATGA
- a CDS encoding response regulator transcription factor: MEEKLRILLCEDDENLGMLLREFLQAKGYAADLFSDGESGYKAFLKGKYDLCVLDVMMPKKDGFTLAQEIRTVNSEVPIIFLTAKSLKEDILEGFKIGADDYITKPFSMEELVFRIEAILRRVKGKRGKEVTMYKIGQFTFDTQKQVLSIGEKNTKLTTKESELLSLLCAHVNEILERNFALKTIWIDDNYFNARSMDVYITKLRKHLKDDPSIEIINIHGKGYKLIAPEIEMKTK, encoded by the coding sequence ATGGAAGAAAAGTTGCGTATCTTACTTTGCGAAGATGATGAAAACCTCGGTATGCTGCTGAGAGAGTTTTTGCAGGCCAAAGGCTATGCTGCCGACCTTTTCTCTGACGGAGAGAGCGGCTACAAAGCATTTTTGAAAGGGAAATACGACTTATGCGTGCTCGACGTAATGATGCCCAAAAAAGATGGTTTCACGCTGGCACAAGAAATACGGACCGTCAACAGCGAAGTGCCTATCATCTTCCTGACGGCCAAATCGCTGAAAGAGGATATTCTCGAAGGTTTCAAAATCGGAGCCGACGACTACATTACCAAACCGTTCAGCATGGAAGAACTGGTGTTCCGCATCGAAGCCATTCTGCGTCGCGTCAAAGGCAAACGGGGCAAGGAGGTGACGATGTATAAAATCGGGCAATTCACTTTCGATACCCAGAAACAGGTTCTTTCCATCGGAGAGAAAAACACCAAGCTCACCACCAAGGAGTCGGAGTTGCTGAGCCTGCTCTGTGCCCATGTGAACGAAATCCTGGAACGGAATTTCGCCCTGAAAACCATCTGGATCGACGACAACTACTTCAACGCCCGTAGCATGGACGTCTACATCACCAAACTGCGCAAGCACCTCAAAGACGACCCCTCCATCGAGATTATCAACATCCACGGCAAAGGCTACAAGCTCATCGCCCCCGAGATAGAGATGAAAACAAAATAA